In Passer domesticus isolate bPasDom1 chromosome 12, bPasDom1.hap1, whole genome shotgun sequence, the following proteins share a genomic window:
- the MYLK3 gene encoding myosin light chain kinase 3 isoform X3, translating to MLLEDGTGREHIRMNSLGPHVQFLVKLAKDKSEESGAKPKHVLSNRGTQTESKKPLEETKSVKKLDENKGACEKVNTSSAVAHKADSKPQLKDRTAQQQGAEGAGKTQSSTSCPQQKDIGVKAVTQHNGLPFVHQDHAGNQNAPAKAQHVDRAPGLAEGHRQLVHQKPGKNENKAAAAASREAVPSTSRAISDTGCEVTHTRISISVHMTDMKEKIEMAKEGNVSDSRGKSSKVKSTPADLKGVKQLPDKIKLQQSPKNISSKPDSEVKGDSKQNELSSQTGKQKPFLSKPKPGEKAEEKSELKCEPITSQNTSAKEPVKDAGVKVKIHQETAKAEKSPADTKSERREAETAGGSKHSAQQCTGEAPEKTKSLAAGRALPTQGEIIDDSPSPPAPFEHRMVSVRQAEVTSSYSVCRHEVLGGGRFGQVHKCTEISTGLNLAAKIIKVKGAKEKEEVKNEINIMNQLNHVNLIQLYDAFEAKNNITLIMEYLDGGELFDRITDENYHLTELDAILFTKQICEGVHYLHQHYILHLDLKPENILCVNHTGNQIKIIDFGLARRYKPCEKLKVNFGTPEFLAPEVVNYDFVSFPTDMWSVGVITYMLLSGLSPFLGETDAETMNYVVNCSWDFDAEAFEQLSEDAKDFISRLLVKEKSCRMSATQCLKHPWLSDLPAKAQKCRRRLKSQLLLQSYMAHRKWKKHFYVVAAANRLKRFQSMSGKLA from the exons GCCAAAGATAAGTCTGAGGAGAGTGGTGCAAAACCTAAGCATGTGCTTAGTAACAGAGGAACCCAGACTGAAAGCAAGAAGCCTCTGGAAG AGACAAAAAGCGTGAAAAAGCTGGATGAAAACAAGGGAGCATGTGAGAAGGTGAACACTTCCAGTGCTGTAGCCCACAAAGCTGACTCCAAACCCCAGCTTAAAGAcaggacagcacagcagcaagggGCAGAAGGTGCTGGCAAAACACAGAGCTCTACGAGCTGTCCACAGCAAAAGGACATCGGTGTCAAAGCTGTGACTCAACACAACGGTCTTCCCTTTGTACATCAAGATCATGCAGGCAACCAAAATGCTCCTGCTAAAGCACAGCACGTGGACAGAGCCCCGGGCCTTGCTGAGGGCCACAGGCAGCTTGTTCATCAGAAACCTGGgaagaatgaaaacaaagctgcagcagcagcatcccggGAAGCCGTGCCCTCCACATCCCGGGCCATATCCGACACGGGCTGTGAAGTGACACACACCAG GATATCCATCAGTGTACACATGACTGACATGAAAGAAAAGATTGAGATGGCCAAGGAGGGAAATGTAAGTGACAGCAGAGGTAAAAGTTCCAAAGTGAAATCCACACCAGCAGACTTGAAAGGAGTCAAACAGCTGCctgacaaaataaaacttcAACAGAGTCCTAAAAACATCAGCTCCAAGCCAGATTCAGAAGTTAAAGGGGACAGTAAGCAAAATGAACTTTCATCTCAAACAGGGAAGCAAAAGCCCTTCCTGAGCAAACCCAAACCAGGTGAAAAAGCTGAAGAGAAATCAGAATTAAAATGTGAGCCCATAACCTCACAAAATACCTCTGCAAAGGAGCCTGTGAAAGATGCAGGGGTGAAAGTGAAAATCCATCAAGaaacagcaaaagcagaaaaatcccCAGCAGATACAAAGTCTGAGAGGAGGGAAGCTGAGACTGCAGGGGGAAGCAAACACAGTGCTCAGCAGTGTACAGGAGAGGCACCAGAGAAGACCAAGTCtctggcagctggcagagctcttCCCACTCAAGGAGAAATCATTG ATGACAGCCCCTCTCCCCCAGCGCCGTTCGAGCACCGCATGGTGAGCGTCAGGCAAGCGGAGGTGACCTCGAGCTACTCGGTGTGCCGGCACGAGGTGCTGGGGGG GGGGCGTTTTGGGCAAGTCCACAAGTGCACGGAAATATCGACGGGGCTCAACCTGGCAGCCAAAATCATAAAAGTGAAAGGAGCCAAAGAGAAG gaggaagtaaaaaatgaaattaacaTCATGAACCAGTTAAATCACGTGAATCTGATCCAGCTTTATGATGCTTTTGAAGCCAAAAATAATATCACTTTGATAATGGAATA CCTTGATGGTGGGGAATTGTTTGACCGGATCACAGATGAAAATTACCATCTGACAGAGCTGGATGCCATCCTGTTCACCAAACAGATTTGTGAAGGAGTCCACTACTTGCACCAGCATTACATTCTCCACTTAGACCTGAAG CCTGAAAACATCCTATGTGTAAATCACACAGGAAACCAGATTAAAATTATTGACTTTGGATTAGCAAGGAG GTACAAACCCTGTGAGAAGCTGAAGGTGAATTTTGGGACTCCGGAGTTCCTGGCTCCCGAGGTGGTGAACTACGACTTTGTTTCCTTCCCCACGGACATGTGGAGCGTGGGAGTCATCACATACATGCT gcTTAGTGgcctgtccccattcctgggAGAGACTGATGCAGAGACAATGAATTATGTAGTCAACTGCAGCTGGGATTTTGATGCAGAAGCATTTGAACAGCTCTCAGAGGATGCCAAAGACTTTATTTCCAGACTGCTTGTGAAGGAGAAAAG ctgccggATGAGCGCCACGCAGTGCCTGAAGCACCCGTGGCTCAGCGACCTCCCTGCCAAGGCGCAGAAGTGCCGGCGGCGCCTGaagtcccagctgctgctgcagagctacATGGCCCACAGGAAATGGAAG AAACACTTTTATGTGGTGGCTGCTGCTAACAGGCTGAAGAGATTTCAGAGTATGTCTGGCAAGCTTGCGTGA
- the MYLK3 gene encoding myosin light chain kinase 3 isoform X8 — MAKDKSEESGAKPKHVLSNRGTQTESKKPLEETKSVKKLDENKGACEKVNTSSAVAHKADSKPQLKDRTAQQQGAEGAGKTQSSTSCPQQKDIGVKAVTQHNGLPFVHQDHAGNQNAPAKAQHVDRAPGLAEGHRQLVHQKPGKNENKAAAAASREAVPSTSRAISDTGCEVTHTRISISVHMTDMKEKIEMAKEGNVSDSRGKSSKVKSTPADLKGVKQLPDKIKLQQSPKNISSKPDSEVKGDSKQNELSSQTGKQKPFLSKPKPGEKAEEKSELKCEPITSQNTSAKEPVKDAGVKVKIHQETAKAEKSPADTKSERREAETAGGSKHSAQQCTGEAPEKTKSLAAGRALPTQGEIIDDSPSPPAPFEHRMVSVRQAEVTSSYSVCRHEVLGGGRFGQVHKCTEISTGLNLAAKIIKVKGAKEKEEVKNEINIMNQLNHVNLIQLYDAFEAKNNITLIMEYLDGGELFDRITDENYHLTELDAILFTKQICEGVHYLHQHYILHLDLKPENILCVNHTGNQIKIIDFGLARRYKPCEKLKVNFGTPEFLAPEVVNYDFVSFPTDMWSVGVITYMLLSGLSPFLGETDAETMNYVVNCSWDFDAEAFEQLSEDAKDFISRLLVKEKSCRMSATQCLKHPWLSDLPAKAQKCRRRLKSQLLLQSYMAHRKWKKHFYVVAAANRLKRFQSMSGKLA, encoded by the exons GCCAAAGATAAGTCTGAGGAGAGTGGTGCAAAACCTAAGCATGTGCTTAGTAACAGAGGAACCCAGACTGAAAGCAAGAAGCCTCTGGAAG AGACAAAAAGCGTGAAAAAGCTGGATGAAAACAAGGGAGCATGTGAGAAGGTGAACACTTCCAGTGCTGTAGCCCACAAAGCTGACTCCAAACCCCAGCTTAAAGAcaggacagcacagcagcaagggGCAGAAGGTGCTGGCAAAACACAGAGCTCTACGAGCTGTCCACAGCAAAAGGACATCGGTGTCAAAGCTGTGACTCAACACAACGGTCTTCCCTTTGTACATCAAGATCATGCAGGCAACCAAAATGCTCCTGCTAAAGCACAGCACGTGGACAGAGCCCCGGGCCTTGCTGAGGGCCACAGGCAGCTTGTTCATCAGAAACCTGGgaagaatgaaaacaaagctgcagcagcagcatcccggGAAGCCGTGCCCTCCACATCCCGGGCCATATCCGACACGGGCTGTGAAGTGACACACACCAG GATATCCATCAGTGTACACATGACTGACATGAAAGAAAAGATTGAGATGGCCAAGGAGGGAAATGTAAGTGACAGCAGAGGTAAAAGTTCCAAAGTGAAATCCACACCAGCAGACTTGAAAGGAGTCAAACAGCTGCctgacaaaataaaacttcAACAGAGTCCTAAAAACATCAGCTCCAAGCCAGATTCAGAAGTTAAAGGGGACAGTAAGCAAAATGAACTTTCATCTCAAACAGGGAAGCAAAAGCCCTTCCTGAGCAAACCCAAACCAGGTGAAAAAGCTGAAGAGAAATCAGAATTAAAATGTGAGCCCATAACCTCACAAAATACCTCTGCAAAGGAGCCTGTGAAAGATGCAGGGGTGAAAGTGAAAATCCATCAAGaaacagcaaaagcagaaaaatcccCAGCAGATACAAAGTCTGAGAGGAGGGAAGCTGAGACTGCAGGGGGAAGCAAACACAGTGCTCAGCAGTGTACAGGAGAGGCACCAGAGAAGACCAAGTCtctggcagctggcagagctcttCCCACTCAAGGAGAAATCATTG ATGACAGCCCCTCTCCCCCAGCGCCGTTCGAGCACCGCATGGTGAGCGTCAGGCAAGCGGAGGTGACCTCGAGCTACTCGGTGTGCCGGCACGAGGTGCTGGGGGG GGGGCGTTTTGGGCAAGTCCACAAGTGCACGGAAATATCGACGGGGCTCAACCTGGCAGCCAAAATCATAAAAGTGAAAGGAGCCAAAGAGAAG gaggaagtaaaaaatgaaattaacaTCATGAACCAGTTAAATCACGTGAATCTGATCCAGCTTTATGATGCTTTTGAAGCCAAAAATAATATCACTTTGATAATGGAATA CCTTGATGGTGGGGAATTGTTTGACCGGATCACAGATGAAAATTACCATCTGACAGAGCTGGATGCCATCCTGTTCACCAAACAGATTTGTGAAGGAGTCCACTACTTGCACCAGCATTACATTCTCCACTTAGACCTGAAG CCTGAAAACATCCTATGTGTAAATCACACAGGAAACCAGATTAAAATTATTGACTTTGGATTAGCAAGGAG GTACAAACCCTGTGAGAAGCTGAAGGTGAATTTTGGGACTCCGGAGTTCCTGGCTCCCGAGGTGGTGAACTACGACTTTGTTTCCTTCCCCACGGACATGTGGAGCGTGGGAGTCATCACATACATGCT gcTTAGTGgcctgtccccattcctgggAGAGACTGATGCAGAGACAATGAATTATGTAGTCAACTGCAGCTGGGATTTTGATGCAGAAGCATTTGAACAGCTCTCAGAGGATGCCAAAGACTTTATTTCCAGACTGCTTGTGAAGGAGAAAAG ctgccggATGAGCGCCACGCAGTGCCTGAAGCACCCGTGGCTCAGCGACCTCCCTGCCAAGGCGCAGAAGTGCCGGCGGCGCCTGaagtcccagctgctgctgcagagctacATGGCCCACAGGAAATGGAAG AAACACTTTTATGTGGTGGCTGCTGCTAACAGGCTGAAGAGATTTCAGAGTATGTCTGGCAAGCTTGCGTGA
- the MYLK3 gene encoding myosin light chain kinase 3 isoform X6, whose translation MDTNLQAKDKSEESGAKPKHVLSNRGTQTESKKPLEETKSVKKLDENKGACEKVNTSSAVAHKADSKPQLKDRTAQQQGAEGAGKTQSSTSCPQQKDIGVKAVTQHNGLPFVHQDHAGNQNAPAKAQHVDRAPGLAEGHRQLVHQKPGKNENKAAAAASREAVPSTSRAISDTGCEVTHTRISISVHMTDMKEKIEMAKEGNVSDSRGKSSKVKSTPADLKGVKQLPDKIKLQQSPKNISSKPDSEVKGDSKQNELSSQTGKQKPFLSKPKPGEKAEEKSELKCEPITSQNTSAKEPVKDAGVKVKIHQETAKAEKSPADTKSERREAETAGGSKHSAQQCTGEAPEKTKSLAAGRALPTQGEIIDDSPSPPAPFEHRMVSVRQAEVTSSYSVCRHEVLGGGRFGQVHKCTEISTGLNLAAKIIKVKGAKEKEEVKNEINIMNQLNHVNLIQLYDAFEAKNNITLIMEYLDGGELFDRITDENYHLTELDAILFTKQICEGVHYLHQHYILHLDLKPENILCVNHTGNQIKIIDFGLARRYKPCEKLKVNFGTPEFLAPEVVNYDFVSFPTDMWSVGVITYMLLSGLSPFLGETDAETMNYVVNCSWDFDAEAFEQLSEDAKDFISRLLVKEKSCRMSATQCLKHPWLSDLPAKAQKCRRRLKSQLLLQSYMAHRKWKKHFYVVAAANRLKRFQSMSGKLA comes from the exons GCCAAAGATAAGTCTGAGGAGAGTGGTGCAAAACCTAAGCATGTGCTTAGTAACAGAGGAACCCAGACTGAAAGCAAGAAGCCTCTGGAAG AGACAAAAAGCGTGAAAAAGCTGGATGAAAACAAGGGAGCATGTGAGAAGGTGAACACTTCCAGTGCTGTAGCCCACAAAGCTGACTCCAAACCCCAGCTTAAAGAcaggacagcacagcagcaagggGCAGAAGGTGCTGGCAAAACACAGAGCTCTACGAGCTGTCCACAGCAAAAGGACATCGGTGTCAAAGCTGTGACTCAACACAACGGTCTTCCCTTTGTACATCAAGATCATGCAGGCAACCAAAATGCTCCTGCTAAAGCACAGCACGTGGACAGAGCCCCGGGCCTTGCTGAGGGCCACAGGCAGCTTGTTCATCAGAAACCTGGgaagaatgaaaacaaagctgcagcagcagcatcccggGAAGCCGTGCCCTCCACATCCCGGGCCATATCCGACACGGGCTGTGAAGTGACACACACCAG GATATCCATCAGTGTACACATGACTGACATGAAAGAAAAGATTGAGATGGCCAAGGAGGGAAATGTAAGTGACAGCAGAGGTAAAAGTTCCAAAGTGAAATCCACACCAGCAGACTTGAAAGGAGTCAAACAGCTGCctgacaaaataaaacttcAACAGAGTCCTAAAAACATCAGCTCCAAGCCAGATTCAGAAGTTAAAGGGGACAGTAAGCAAAATGAACTTTCATCTCAAACAGGGAAGCAAAAGCCCTTCCTGAGCAAACCCAAACCAGGTGAAAAAGCTGAAGAGAAATCAGAATTAAAATGTGAGCCCATAACCTCACAAAATACCTCTGCAAAGGAGCCTGTGAAAGATGCAGGGGTGAAAGTGAAAATCCATCAAGaaacagcaaaagcagaaaaatcccCAGCAGATACAAAGTCTGAGAGGAGGGAAGCTGAGACTGCAGGGGGAAGCAAACACAGTGCTCAGCAGTGTACAGGAGAGGCACCAGAGAAGACCAAGTCtctggcagctggcagagctcttCCCACTCAAGGAGAAATCATTG ATGACAGCCCCTCTCCCCCAGCGCCGTTCGAGCACCGCATGGTGAGCGTCAGGCAAGCGGAGGTGACCTCGAGCTACTCGGTGTGCCGGCACGAGGTGCTGGGGGG GGGGCGTTTTGGGCAAGTCCACAAGTGCACGGAAATATCGACGGGGCTCAACCTGGCAGCCAAAATCATAAAAGTGAAAGGAGCCAAAGAGAAG gaggaagtaaaaaatgaaattaacaTCATGAACCAGTTAAATCACGTGAATCTGATCCAGCTTTATGATGCTTTTGAAGCCAAAAATAATATCACTTTGATAATGGAATA CCTTGATGGTGGGGAATTGTTTGACCGGATCACAGATGAAAATTACCATCTGACAGAGCTGGATGCCATCCTGTTCACCAAACAGATTTGTGAAGGAGTCCACTACTTGCACCAGCATTACATTCTCCACTTAGACCTGAAG CCTGAAAACATCCTATGTGTAAATCACACAGGAAACCAGATTAAAATTATTGACTTTGGATTAGCAAGGAG GTACAAACCCTGTGAGAAGCTGAAGGTGAATTTTGGGACTCCGGAGTTCCTGGCTCCCGAGGTGGTGAACTACGACTTTGTTTCCTTCCCCACGGACATGTGGAGCGTGGGAGTCATCACATACATGCT gcTTAGTGgcctgtccccattcctgggAGAGACTGATGCAGAGACAATGAATTATGTAGTCAACTGCAGCTGGGATTTTGATGCAGAAGCATTTGAACAGCTCTCAGAGGATGCCAAAGACTTTATTTCCAGACTGCTTGTGAAGGAGAAAAG ctgccggATGAGCGCCACGCAGTGCCTGAAGCACCCGTGGCTCAGCGACCTCCCTGCCAAGGCGCAGAAGTGCCGGCGGCGCCTGaagtcccagctgctgctgcagagctacATGGCCCACAGGAAATGGAAG AAACACTTTTATGTGGTGGCTGCTGCTAACAGGCTGAAGAGATTTCAGAGTATGTCTGGCAAGCTTGCGTGA
- the MYLK3 gene encoding myosin light chain kinase 3 isoform X2 produces the protein MGTLYQESALHRSLRLSMGGFCVSDYIKRFTAKDKSEESGAKPKHVLSNRGTQTESKKPLEETKSVKKLDENKGACEKVNTSSAVAHKADSKPQLKDRTAQQQGAEGAGKTQSSTSCPQQKDIGVKAVTQHNGLPFVHQDHAGNQNAPAKAQHVDRAPGLAEGHRQLVHQKPGKNENKAAAAASREAVPSTSRAISDTGCEVTHTRISISVHMTDMKEKIEMAKEGNVSDSRGKSSKVKSTPADLKGVKQLPDKIKLQQSPKNISSKPDSEVKGDSKQNELSSQTGKQKPFLSKPKPGEKAEEKSELKCEPITSQNTSAKEPVKDAGVKVKIHQETAKAEKSPADTKSERREAETAGGSKHSAQQCTGEAPEKTKSLAAGRALPTQGEIIDDSPSPPAPFEHRMVSVRQAEVTSSYSVCRHEVLGGGRFGQVHKCTEISTGLNLAAKIIKVKGAKEKEEVKNEINIMNQLNHVNLIQLYDAFEAKNNITLIMEYLDGGELFDRITDENYHLTELDAILFTKQICEGVHYLHQHYILHLDLKPENILCVNHTGNQIKIIDFGLARRYKPCEKLKVNFGTPEFLAPEVVNYDFVSFPTDMWSVGVITYMLLSGLSPFLGETDAETMNYVVNCSWDFDAEAFEQLSEDAKDFISRLLVKEKSCRMSATQCLKHPWLSDLPAKAQKCRRRLKSQLLLQSYMAHRKWKKHFYVVAAANRLKRFQSMSGKLA, from the exons GCCAAAGATAAGTCTGAGGAGAGTGGTGCAAAACCTAAGCATGTGCTTAGTAACAGAGGAACCCAGACTGAAAGCAAGAAGCCTCTGGAAG AGACAAAAAGCGTGAAAAAGCTGGATGAAAACAAGGGAGCATGTGAGAAGGTGAACACTTCCAGTGCTGTAGCCCACAAAGCTGACTCCAAACCCCAGCTTAAAGAcaggacagcacagcagcaagggGCAGAAGGTGCTGGCAAAACACAGAGCTCTACGAGCTGTCCACAGCAAAAGGACATCGGTGTCAAAGCTGTGACTCAACACAACGGTCTTCCCTTTGTACATCAAGATCATGCAGGCAACCAAAATGCTCCTGCTAAAGCACAGCACGTGGACAGAGCCCCGGGCCTTGCTGAGGGCCACAGGCAGCTTGTTCATCAGAAACCTGGgaagaatgaaaacaaagctgcagcagcagcatcccggGAAGCCGTGCCCTCCACATCCCGGGCCATATCCGACACGGGCTGTGAAGTGACACACACCAG GATATCCATCAGTGTACACATGACTGACATGAAAGAAAAGATTGAGATGGCCAAGGAGGGAAATGTAAGTGACAGCAGAGGTAAAAGTTCCAAAGTGAAATCCACACCAGCAGACTTGAAAGGAGTCAAACAGCTGCctgacaaaataaaacttcAACAGAGTCCTAAAAACATCAGCTCCAAGCCAGATTCAGAAGTTAAAGGGGACAGTAAGCAAAATGAACTTTCATCTCAAACAGGGAAGCAAAAGCCCTTCCTGAGCAAACCCAAACCAGGTGAAAAAGCTGAAGAGAAATCAGAATTAAAATGTGAGCCCATAACCTCACAAAATACCTCTGCAAAGGAGCCTGTGAAAGATGCAGGGGTGAAAGTGAAAATCCATCAAGaaacagcaaaagcagaaaaatcccCAGCAGATACAAAGTCTGAGAGGAGGGAAGCTGAGACTGCAGGGGGAAGCAAACACAGTGCTCAGCAGTGTACAGGAGAGGCACCAGAGAAGACCAAGTCtctggcagctggcagagctcttCCCACTCAAGGAGAAATCATTG ATGACAGCCCCTCTCCCCCAGCGCCGTTCGAGCACCGCATGGTGAGCGTCAGGCAAGCGGAGGTGACCTCGAGCTACTCGGTGTGCCGGCACGAGGTGCTGGGGGG GGGGCGTTTTGGGCAAGTCCACAAGTGCACGGAAATATCGACGGGGCTCAACCTGGCAGCCAAAATCATAAAAGTGAAAGGAGCCAAAGAGAAG gaggaagtaaaaaatgaaattaacaTCATGAACCAGTTAAATCACGTGAATCTGATCCAGCTTTATGATGCTTTTGAAGCCAAAAATAATATCACTTTGATAATGGAATA CCTTGATGGTGGGGAATTGTTTGACCGGATCACAGATGAAAATTACCATCTGACAGAGCTGGATGCCATCCTGTTCACCAAACAGATTTGTGAAGGAGTCCACTACTTGCACCAGCATTACATTCTCCACTTAGACCTGAAG CCTGAAAACATCCTATGTGTAAATCACACAGGAAACCAGATTAAAATTATTGACTTTGGATTAGCAAGGAG GTACAAACCCTGTGAGAAGCTGAAGGTGAATTTTGGGACTCCGGAGTTCCTGGCTCCCGAGGTGGTGAACTACGACTTTGTTTCCTTCCCCACGGACATGTGGAGCGTGGGAGTCATCACATACATGCT gcTTAGTGgcctgtccccattcctgggAGAGACTGATGCAGAGACAATGAATTATGTAGTCAACTGCAGCTGGGATTTTGATGCAGAAGCATTTGAACAGCTCTCAGAGGATGCCAAAGACTTTATTTCCAGACTGCTTGTGAAGGAGAAAAG ctgccggATGAGCGCCACGCAGTGCCTGAAGCACCCGTGGCTCAGCGACCTCCCTGCCAAGGCGCAGAAGTGCCGGCGGCGCCTGaagtcccagctgctgctgcagagctacATGGCCCACAGGAAATGGAAG AAACACTTTTATGTGGTGGCTGCTGCTAACAGGCTGAAGAGATTTCAGAGTATGTCTGGCAAGCTTGCGTGA